From Bacteroidota bacterium, the proteins below share one genomic window:
- a CDS encoding adenosylhomocysteinase, translated as MANTSTVEKFVKYKVKDISLAEWGRKEIKLAEAEMPGLMALRAEYGAQKPLKGARIAGCLHMTIQTAVLIETLVELGAEVTWSSCNIFSTQDHAAAAIAAAGISVYAWKGMNAEEFDWCIEQTLFFGEDRKPLNMILDDGGDLTNMVFDKYPELITGIKGLSEETTTGVLRLHERMKNGTLPIPAINVNDSVTKSKFDNKYGCRESLVDAIRRATDLMMAGKVAVVAGFGDVGKGSAESLRDSKVRVIVTEIDPICALQAAMEGYEVKKMDQAIKEADIIVTATGNFNIITDRHFKAMKHNAVVCNIGHFDNEIDMAWLNKHYGNTKDTIKPQVDKYTLDGKDIIVLAEGRLVNLGCAMGHPSFVMSNSFTNQTLAQIELWTRHHEYENKVYTLPKHLDEKVARLHLQKIGVEIDELSDEQAKYIGVLRTGPFKSDHYRY; from the coding sequence ATGGCAAACACCTCCACTGTCGAGAAATTCGTGAAATACAAGGTAAAGGACATTTCCCTGGCCGAATGGGGCCGCAAGGAGATCAAACTGGCCGAAGCTGAAATGCCGGGCCTCATGGCATTGCGTGCCGAGTACGGCGCTCAGAAGCCGCTCAAGGGTGCCCGGATTGCCGGATGCCTGCACATGACGATTCAAACGGCTGTGCTCATCGAAACGCTGGTTGAACTCGGCGCGGAAGTGACCTGGTCGTCCTGCAACATTTTCTCCACCCAGGACCACGCTGCCGCAGCCATTGCCGCAGCCGGTATTTCGGTCTATGCCTGGAAAGGCATGAACGCGGAAGAATTCGACTGGTGCATCGAGCAGACGCTGTTCTTCGGTGAAGACCGCAAGCCGCTCAACATGATCCTCGACGACGGCGGTGACCTGACCAACATGGTATTCGACAAATACCCCGAGCTGATCACCGGCATCAAGGGCTTGTCGGAAGAGACCACCACCGGTGTTCTCCGTCTCCACGAGCGCATGAAGAACGGCACCTTGCCGATTCCCGCGATCAACGTGAACGATTCCGTGACCAAGTCGAAGTTCGACAACAAATACGGCTGCCGCGAGTCGCTCGTCGACGCGATCCGTCGCGCGACCGATCTGATGATGGCCGGTAAAGTTGCCGTCGTTGCCGGCTTCGGCGACGTTGGCAAAGGTTCGGCCGAATCGCTGCGCGACTCCAAAGTCCGCGTGATCGTGACCGAGATCGACCCGATCTGCGCCCTGCAGGCTGCCATGGAAGGCTACGAAGTGAAGAAGATGGATCAGGCAATCAAAGAAGCCGACATCATCGTCACCGCCACTGGTAACTTCAACATCATCACCGATCGCCACTTCAAGGCGATGAAGCATAACGCGGTGGTGTGCAACATCGGTCACTTCGACAACGAGATCGACATGGCCTGGTTGAACAAGCACTACGGTAACACCAAGGACACCATCAAGCCGCAGGTCGACAAGTACACCCTCGACGGCAAGGACATCATCGTCCTGGCTGAAGGCCGTCTGGTGAACCTCGGTTGCGCCATGGGTCACCCGTCTTTCGTGATGTCCAACTCCTTCACGAACCAGACTCTCGCGCAGATCGAATTGTGGACCCGTCACCACGAGTACGAGAACAAAGTGTACACGCTGCCCAAGCACCTCGACGAGAAAGTGGCACGTCTGCACCTCCAGAAGATCGGCGTAGAAATCGACGAACTCTCCGACGAGCAGGCCAAGTACATCGGCGTGCTGCGCACCGGACCGTTCAAGTCTGACCACTACCGTTACTAA
- the icd gene encoding NADP-dependent isocitrate dehydrogenase, which produces MSGNKITMAGGKLQVPSDPIIPFIEGDGTGPDIWRSSVRVLDAAVEKAYQGKKKIVWKEVLAGEKAFNQTGNWLPDETLAAFKEYLVGIKGPLTTPVGGGIRSLNVALRQILDLYVCLRPVRWFEGVPSPVKNPGAVDMVIFRENTEDIYAGIEFVAGSPEAKKVLDFLAKEFPKEFNKIRFGAEEKGAEYLRMAGSNDSAEVNVGLGLKAVSRIGSERLIGSAIDYAIRHKRKSVTIVHKGNIMKFTEGAFRDWGYALAEKKYGDKVYTWSQWERTKKEKGEAAANDEQKAALASGRVLVKDAIADITLQQVLTRPEDFDVIATLNLNGDYLSDALAAQVGGIGIAPGANINYVTGHAIFEATHGTAPKYANQDKVNPGSVILSGAMMLEHLGWIEAANLIYSGMEKSIGAKRVTYDFERLMQGSTLLKCSEFGDEIIRNM; this is translated from the coding sequence ATGAGCGGTAACAAGATAACCATGGCCGGCGGTAAGCTGCAGGTGCCTTCGGATCCCATCATTCCCTTTATTGAAGGCGACGGCACGGGCCCGGACATCTGGCGCTCGTCCGTGCGCGTACTCGACGCGGCTGTGGAGAAAGCCTATCAGGGCAAGAAAAAGATTGTTTGGAAAGAAGTCCTGGCCGGTGAAAAGGCGTTCAATCAGACCGGGAACTGGCTCCCCGACGAAACACTGGCTGCGTTCAAGGAATACCTGGTCGGCATCAAGGGCCCGCTGACCACCCCCGTCGGCGGCGGCATCCGGTCGCTCAACGTGGCGCTTCGCCAGATCCTTGACCTTTACGTGTGCCTCCGCCCTGTTCGTTGGTTCGAAGGCGTACCGTCACCCGTCAAGAACCCTGGCGCGGTGGACATGGTCATCTTCCGCGAAAACACCGAAGACATCTACGCGGGTATCGAATTCGTTGCCGGCTCACCGGAAGCGAAAAAAGTGCTCGACTTCTTGGCGAAAGAATTCCCGAAAGAGTTCAACAAGATCCGCTTCGGAGCTGAAGAAAAAGGCGCGGAATATCTGCGCATGGCAGGTTCGAATGATTCAGCCGAAGTGAATGTAGGCCTGGGCCTGAAAGCCGTTTCCAGGATCGGCTCCGAACGACTCATCGGCAGCGCGATCGACTACGCGATCCGGCACAAGCGGAAGTCGGTGACGATCGTTCACAAAGGGAATATCATGAAGTTCACCGAAGGCGCTTTCCGCGATTGGGGTTATGCACTTGCCGAGAAAAAGTACGGCGATAAGGTTTACACCTGGTCGCAATGGGAGCGCACGAAGAAAGAGAAAGGCGAAGCAGCCGCTAATGACGAACAGAAAGCCGCGCTGGCTTCCGGCCGTGTATTGGTGAAGGACGCGATCGCAGACATCACCCTGCAGCAGGTCCTGACGAGACCGGAAGACTTTGACGTCATCGCGACCCTGAACCTGAACGGCGACTACCTGAGCGATGCGCTCGCCGCACAAGTGGGCGGTATCGGCATCGCCCCGGGCGCGAACATCAATTATGTTACCGGCCACGCCATCTTCGAAGCTACCCATGGAACCGCGCCCAAGTATGCCAACCAGGACAAAGTGAACCCCGGTTCCGTGATCCTCTCGGGTGCCATGATGCTGGAGCACCTCGGCTGGATCGAAGCGGCCAACCTGATCTATTCCGGTATGGAGAAGAGTATCGGCGCAAAACGCGTCACGTATGATTTCGAACGTCTCATGCAGGGATCAACCCTGTTGAAGTGTTCGGAGTTCGGCGACGAGATCATCCGGAACATGTAA
- a CDS encoding helix-turn-helix domain-containing protein, whose protein sequence is MSLLNKFIDSLQIRFLGSAFREVIHPFAFQGRMEQHNVIYMLNKGHLSVGPHAVPVSPGDFYFFPAGQQHQLRFGSGRQTVIGPEGFAGAHPREEFLRDVSCSEDFSQLKELYTEISFEVLLYNAIPFFEILQLPAIPMPADLEFGHLIRYITQEQEQNKLGRDKIISNYMEEIIIHLCRYIDSQARFRPYVERLEFLADRRLVDIVKYIQGNLEKDLSNKVIANIAYVSEDYVGQFFKSLTGQNLQDYIENQRLERAMQLLRTQPDNIQEIAHRVGFKDPAYFSRRFKLKFNANANSIRQFARKDAVGE, encoded by the coding sequence ATGTCGCTGCTAAACAAGTTTATTGACTCTCTTCAGATCCGTTTTCTCGGGTCTGCCTTTCGCGAAGTGATTCATCCGTTCGCCTTCCAGGGTAGGATGGAACAGCACAATGTAATTTACATGTTGAACAAGGGCCACCTGTCGGTGGGTCCACATGCTGTTCCCGTTTCGCCGGGTGATTTCTATTTCTTCCCTGCCGGACAACAACATCAGTTGAGGTTCGGTTCGGGACGACAGACCGTCATCGGTCCTGAGGGATTCGCAGGTGCACATCCGCGTGAAGAATTTCTTCGGGATGTATCGTGCTCGGAAGACTTTTCCCAGCTAAAAGAGTTGTACACGGAGATATCGTTTGAAGTCCTCCTCTACAATGCCATTCCGTTCTTCGAGATCCTGCAACTGCCGGCCATTCCCATGCCGGCCGATCTGGAATTCGGCCATCTGATCCGCTACATCACGCAGGAGCAGGAGCAGAACAAACTGGGACGGGATAAGATCATCTCCAACTACATGGAGGAGATCATCATTCACCTGTGCCGGTACATCGACTCGCAGGCGAGGTTTCGTCCGTATGTGGAGCGGCTGGAGTTTCTCGCCGACCGCCGTCTGGTCGACATCGTAAAATACATTCAGGGCAACCTGGAAAAGGACCTCTCCAACAAGGTAATCGCGAATATCGCGTATGTCAGCGAAGACTACGTCGGACAGTTTTTCAAATCCCTGACGGGCCAGAATCTCCAGGACTATATCGAGAACCAACGCCTCGAGCGAGCGATGCAACTCCTGCGAACACAACCCGACAACATCCAGGAGATCGCCCACCGCGTAGGATTCAAAGATCCTGCCTACTTCAGTCGCCGCTTCAAACTAAAATTCAACGCCAACGCCAACTCGATCCGGCAGTTTGCACGGAAAGATGCGGTAGGCGAGTAA
- a CDS encoding TonB-dependent receptor, whose protein sequence is MLIGTCRVNRFRRLLTFVLLLVSAQGTAQGVLSGTLVDAVTKEPVIGALVRVDGSFTATISDLHGGFRFSQLPAATIALSVTHLSYNDLHVTATVPKENLQLLLEPRTILSDEVTVTATRADNKSAMTYTSVTKEDLQSLNLGQDLPILLNYLPSVVTTSDAGAGVGYTGIRIRGSDATRVNVTINGVPVNDAESHQVYWVDLPDIASSVDNLQVQRGIGTSTNGAGAFGGSINIRSDATSPEAFGEINSSYGSFNTWKNTLRFGTGLLQGKFGLEGRLSRITSDGFIERASSDLRSYYLSGGYFGKNQSLRFVLFSGKEQTYQAWYGVPEDSVATNRQFNPAGLYLGQDGQARYYDNQTDNYQQDYYQAIYNRTLGKYWTLNGVLHYTKGRGYYEEYRPMDAYSDYGLTDLAIGDSVITATDLVRQRWLDNDFYGLTASANYLYDRWDLRLGGSLYRFEGLHFGELTWAQLLGNVPTPYRYYENSAEKNDRNMFLKAHYTLSPGLYLMGDLQFRTVDYTFEGPDRMGNRLPQTVNFNFFNPKAGITYEWNARHRVYFSFARGSKEPVRDDFVDSSPESRPNAERMTDFEVGYHFNARAVRLSVNAYLMDYTDQLILTGKINDVGEYTRQNVRDSYRAGIESELACHLTPRWVLAGNLSISRNRIREFNEYIDDYDQGGQQVNTYRDVPIAFSPEVIAALQLIFKPAKGLSLTAANKYVGQQYLDNTANNDRSLDAFLVTDLRAEYRFSIKSIRDISFRWAVYNLFNREYAPNGYTYSYIYGGQTTTENFYYPQAGINGAIGVSVRF, encoded by the coding sequence ATGCTTATTGGAACGTGCCGCGTGAACAGGTTTCGGCGGCTGTTGACTTTCGTACTCCTGCTCGTATCGGCGCAGGGAACAGCTCAGGGTGTCTTATCCGGCACCTTAGTGGATGCCGTTACCAAAGAACCAGTGATCGGCGCACTGGTTCGGGTCGACGGCTCCTTTACGGCTACCATCAGCGACCTCCATGGAGGATTTCGCTTTTCGCAACTACCCGCGGCGACCATCGCGCTCTCGGTGACGCACCTCAGCTATAACGATCTTCACGTGACGGCCACCGTTCCGAAAGAGAACCTGCAACTGTTGCTGGAACCCAGGACCATCCTGTCGGATGAAGTCACGGTGACCGCAACCCGGGCCGATAACAAATCGGCGATGACCTACACCAGTGTTACGAAGGAAGACCTGCAATCGCTCAACCTGGGTCAGGACCTACCGATCCTGTTGAACTACCTGCCTTCCGTCGTCACCACCTCCGATGCGGGAGCTGGCGTCGGCTACACCGGCATCCGCATCCGGGGCAGCGATGCCACCCGCGTAAATGTGACGATCAACGGCGTACCGGTCAATGACGCGGAATCTCATCAGGTCTATTGGGTCGACTTGCCCGATATCGCTTCGTCCGTTGACAACCTCCAGGTGCAACGCGGCATCGGGACATCCACCAACGGAGCCGGCGCCTTTGGCGGGAGTATCAACATTCGCAGCGACGCGACCAGCCCGGAGGCCTTCGGTGAGATCAACAGCTCCTATGGTTCGTTCAACACCTGGAAAAACACCCTTCGGTTCGGAACCGGATTGTTGCAGGGGAAATTCGGGCTGGAAGGCCGGCTGTCAAGGATCACGTCGGACGGTTTCATCGAGCGGGCCAGCAGCGACCTGCGTTCCTACTACCTCAGCGGCGGCTACTTTGGAAAAAACCAGTCGCTTCGCTTCGTACTGTTCTCCGGGAAAGAGCAGACCTACCAGGCCTGGTACGGAGTACCGGAAGATTCAGTGGCAACCAACCGGCAATTCAATCCGGCCGGACTCTACTTAGGACAAGACGGACAAGCCCGTTACTACGACAACCAGACCGACAACTACCAGCAGGATTATTACCAGGCCATTTACAATCGTACACTGGGTAAATACTGGACATTGAACGGTGTCCTGCATTACACGAAAGGCCGCGGCTACTATGAAGAGTATCGACCGATGGATGCGTACTCAGATTACGGGCTCACGGATCTGGCGATCGGTGACAGCGTGATCACGGCAACGGACCTTGTCCGGCAGCGGTGGCTGGACAATGACTTCTACGGCCTCACCGCGTCCGCCAATTACCTGTACGATCGCTGGGACCTGCGGTTGGGCGGAAGCCTGTATCGCTTCGAAGGCTTACACTTCGGAGAACTCACCTGGGCGCAATTATTGGGCAACGTGCCCACGCCGTATCGCTACTACGAGAACAGCGCGGAGAAGAACGACCGGAACATGTTCCTGAAAGCGCATTACACCCTGAGCCCCGGACTTTACCTGATGGGCGATCTGCAATTCCGCACGGTGGATTACACGTTTGAAGGACCCGACCGTATGGGCAACCGGCTTCCACAAACTGTCAACTTCAACTTCTTCAATCCGAAGGCCGGCATCACCTACGAGTGGAATGCACGGCACCGTGTATACTTTTCTTTTGCGCGCGGGAGCAAGGAACCGGTGCGCGACGACTTCGTCGATTCTTCACCGGAGAGTCGCCCGAATGCCGAACGCATGACCGACTTTGAAGTAGGTTACCATTTCAACGCGCGAGCTGTTCGCCTTTCCGTCAATGCCTACCTGATGGACTACACCGACCAACTGATCCTGACGGGAAAGATCAACGATGTGGGTGAATACACCCGGCAGAATGTTCGCGACAGCTACCGGGCCGGCATCGAATCGGAACTCGCCTGTCACCTGACCCCCAGGTGGGTGTTGGCCGGCAATCTGTCCATCAGCCGCAACCGCATCCGGGAATTCAACGAGTACATCGACGATTACGACCAGGGCGGGCAACAGGTGAACACCTACCGGGATGTTCCGATCGCTTTTTCACCCGAAGTAATCGCGGCACTGCAACTCATCTTCAAACCTGCCAAAGGCCTCAGCCTGACGGCGGCGAATAAATACGTCGGGCAACAATACCTCGACAATACCGCCAACAATGACCGTAGCCTGGATGCATTCCTGGTCACCGATCTACGGGCCGAATACCGGTTCTCGATAAAATCGATCAGGGACATCAGCTTCCGCTGGGCGGTCTACAACCTCTTCAATCGGGAGTATGCCCCGAATGGTTATACGTATTCGTACATCTACGGCGGGCAGACCACAACCGAGAATTTCTATTATCCACAGGCGGGGATTAATGGGGCGATTGGTGTTTCGGTTCGATTTTGA
- a CDS encoding leucine-rich repeat domain-containing protein has product MRTLFACLFLLSALFGSSSASAQSSALVNDSNYIYRSMQEARLYPERVFRLNLSKQRLDSIPSEIFSFTNLRELDLSRNRIDSLPAEIGNLVFLERLNLSNNQLSELPREVGRLRQLIFLGLNRNQIVRLPETIGDLEQLEVLELWDNELEDVPDEISRLQNLKLLELRGILLTQEQQTRIDQLVVKSAKVNMSPSCNCK; this is encoded by the coding sequence ATGCGGACCCTGTTCGCCTGCCTCTTCCTGCTATCCGCTCTGTTCGGATCTTCGTCGGCCTCTGCACAGTCCTCTGCGTTGGTCAACGACTCGAATTACATCTACCGGAGCATGCAGGAAGCCCGGCTTTACCCGGAACGGGTATTCCGGCTGAACTTGTCAAAACAACGACTGGATTCCATTCCGTCGGAGATTTTTTCGTTCACCAATCTTCGGGAACTGGATCTGAGTCGCAACCGGATCGATTCCCTGCCTGCTGAAATCGGAAATCTCGTTTTTCTGGAGCGGCTCAATTTGTCCAACAACCAATTGTCGGAACTGCCGCGTGAGGTCGGTCGCCTGCGTCAGTTGATTTTTCTCGGGCTCAACCGAAACCAGATCGTGCGACTACCGGAGACGATCGGCGATCTTGAGCAGCTGGAAGTACTCGAATTGTGGGACAACGAGTTGGAAGATGTGCCCGACGAAATCTCCAGACTTCAGAACCTGAAGTTGCTGGAGTTGCGCGGCATCCTGCTCACGCAGGAACAACAGACACGCATCGACCAACTGGTCGTGAAATCGGCGAAGGTGAATATGTCGCCGAGTTGTAATTGCAAGTAG
- a CDS encoding bifunctional riboflavin kinase/FAD synthetase translates to MKVYSSLDQFSRLEKAVVTIGTFDGVHAGHQHIIRRMRELAARDGGETVVLTFFPHPRTVLQPDDDSLKLITTIEERERLLREAGIDHLIVQPFSKEFSRISATEFVRDVLVNAIGTSTLVIGYDHRFGRNREGSYKDLEVMAPVYGFQLEEIPAALVNEMAVSSTKIRKSLLEGDVAGAAELLGHPFSFSGTVVEGDHIGRSIGFPTANLRIEAPYQLIPAEGIYAVRADYAGRRLNGMLYIGNRPVVQGKTRSIEVNLFDFDENIYGKSLRIWFHARIREDRNLPDLDALRRQLEQDRLDATKLLS, encoded by the coding sequence GTGAAAGTCTATTCATCGCTCGATCAGTTCTCCCGCCTGGAAAAAGCCGTGGTCACCATCGGCACCTTCGACGGGGTCCATGCCGGGCATCAGCACATCATTCGCCGAATGCGTGAGCTGGCGGCGCGCGACGGTGGGGAGACGGTGGTTTTGACTTTTTTTCCGCACCCCAGAACCGTCCTTCAACCGGATGACGATAGCCTCAAACTGATCACGACCATCGAAGAACGTGAACGACTGCTGCGTGAAGCAGGGATCGATCACCTGATCGTTCAGCCGTTCAGCAAGGAATTTTCCCGCATTTCCGCCACGGAATTTGTGCGGGACGTTCTGGTAAATGCCATAGGAACCTCGACGCTGGTGATCGGCTATGATCACCGGTTCGGACGCAACCGGGAGGGTTCGTACAAGGATCTGGAAGTCATGGCACCGGTCTATGGCTTTCAGCTGGAGGAAATACCAGCCGCGTTGGTCAACGAAATGGCAGTCAGCTCGACCAAGATCCGCAAGTCGTTGCTCGAGGGGGATGTGGCCGGTGCTGCCGAACTGCTCGGACATCCGTTTTCTTTTTCGGGAACTGTCGTCGAGGGCGACCACATCGGACGAAGCATTGGCTTTCCCACTGCAAATCTGCGCATCGAAGCCCCGTATCAGTTGATACCGGCGGAGGGTATCTATGCGGTACGAGCCGACTACGCCGGGCGCAGGCTCAATGGAATGCTGTACATCGGGAATCGTCCGGTGGTGCAGGGAAAGACCCGGAGCATTGAAGTCAACCTCTTCGATTTTGACGAGAACATTTACGGTAAAAGCCTTCGAATTTGGTTTCATGCCCGAATTCGCGAAGACCGAAACCTGCCCGATCTGGATGCCCTGCGCCGGCAATTGGAACAGGACCGTTTGGATGCAACAAAACTGCTTTCCTGA
- a CDS encoding geranylgeranylglyceryl/heptaprenylglyceryl phosphate synthase — MEQRILELLKRARRENRKLFAVLVDPDKSDERSLDVLTKTGKEAGIDLFLVGSSILRDDRFDSTLLRLKQQAHCPVIIFPGNAMQVSEHADGILLLSLISGRNADLLIGQHVLAAPFLRNSGIEIIPTAYLLIDSGAPTSVSYMSQTLPIPHDKDDIASCTALAGEQLGLQVLYLDAGSGARHPVSARMIRNVRQVTNIPLVIGGGIRTPEKAAELAQAGADMIVVGNSLETDPGMLQELADAVHLTVR; from the coding sequence ATGGAACAACGGATCCTCGAATTGCTCAAACGTGCCCGGCGGGAAAACCGGAAATTGTTCGCCGTCCTGGTGGATCCCGATAAGTCGGACGAACGAAGCCTCGATGTACTGACGAAAACCGGCAAGGAAGCCGGTATCGATCTCTTCCTGGTCGGCAGCAGCATCCTGCGCGACGACCGCTTCGATTCCACCCTCCTCCGGCTGAAACAGCAGGCGCATTGCCCGGTGATCATCTTTCCAGGCAACGCGATGCAGGTAAGCGAACATGCCGACGGGATCTTACTGCTCAGCCTGATCAGCGGTCGTAATGCCGACCTGCTCATCGGACAACATGTCCTCGCTGCGCCCTTCCTGCGAAACAGCGGAATAGAAATCATCCCCACCGCTTACCTGCTCATCGACAGCGGCGCTCCGACCTCGGTCAGCTATATGAGTCAGACGCTGCCCATCCCGCACGACAAAGACGATATCGCCTCCTGTACAGCATTGGCCGGCGAGCAACTCGGTTTGCAGGTATTGTATTTGGATGCCGGCAGCGGTGCCCGACACCCGGTCAGCGCCCGCATGATCCGCAACGTTCGCCAAGTGACGAACATACCGCTCGTCATCGGTGGTGGTATTCGTACACCCGAAAAAGCAGCCGAACTCGCGCAAGCCGGAGCCGATATGATCGTCGTTGGTAACTCCCTCGAAACCGATCCCGGGATGTTGCAGGAACTCGCGGATGCGGTACACCTGACGGTGCGTTAG
- a CDS encoding ATP-binding protein has product MPEHPIVRIALLGPESTGKSTLAERLAEQYQTVWVPEFARTYLATLDHPYTAADVLHCFREQVAAEESATAAASRLLFCDTEIINFRVWLIYRFGHCPSFVSDAWTHRYDFYLLTYPDIAFEPDPLREHPGRRLFFFDWYRRELEMRGANYSVIKGEGEARIRNAKLALDQFLAARAQ; this is encoded by the coding sequence ATGCCTGAACATCCGATCGTACGCATAGCCTTGCTCGGTCCCGAATCGACGGGGAAGTCCACCTTGGCCGAACGGCTGGCGGAACAATATCAAACGGTCTGGGTACCGGAGTTCGCGCGCACCTACCTCGCAACACTCGATCATCCCTACACAGCAGCGGATGTGTTGCATTGTTTCCGGGAACAAGTCGCGGCAGAAGAAAGCGCTACGGCTGCTGCCAGCCGGTTGTTGTTTTGCGATACGGAGATCATCAACTTCCGTGTCTGGTTGATCTACCGCTTCGGCCATTGCCCTTCGTTCGTATCCGACGCCTGGACCCATCGTTACGATTTCTACCTCCTCACCTATCCCGATATCGCTTTCGAACCGGATCCCTTACGGGAACATCCGGGGCGTCGCCTCTTCTTCTTTGACTGGTACCGGCGTGAACTGGAAATGCGCGGAGCGAACTACTCCGTGATAAAAGGCGAAGGTGAAGCGCGAATCCGAAACGCGAAACTCGCGCTGGATCAATTTCTTGCTGCGCGGGCTCAGTAG
- a CDS encoding nicotinamide mononucleotide transporter, which produces MFNQQMTWLEFAGMLTGLAGVWLTVRASVWCFPTGILCVSIYAYIFFHPTVRLYADGILQLIFLPLQTIGWINWRTRRETTTRITRTPRKEWGILFLVFLAGWFFLSSMLHRYTNAYLPWLDGALTTLSLIAQWQIARKQLENWLLWIFVDILYIPLYFSRDLPLTAFLYLIFLFMAIAGYRAWRKQLASDA; this is translated from the coding sequence ATGTTCAACCAGCAAATGACCTGGCTGGAATTTGCAGGAATGTTAACCGGTCTGGCCGGAGTATGGCTCACCGTTCGCGCATCGGTGTGGTGCTTTCCGACAGGCATCCTGTGCGTTTCGATCTACGCGTATATTTTTTTTCACCCCACTGTCCGGTTATATGCCGACGGTATCCTGCAGTTGATCTTCCTACCGTTGCAAACCATCGGCTGGATAAACTGGAGGACAAGGAGGGAAACGACCACCCGGATCACCAGAACGCCGCGCAAGGAATGGGGCATACTCTTCCTGGTTTTTCTCGCGGGCTGGTTCTTTCTCTCTTCCATGCTGCATCGTTACACCAATGCTTATCTACCCTGGCTGGACGGTGCGCTGACAACACTTTCACTGATCGCCCAGTGGCAGATCGCACGAAAACAACTGGAGAACTGGCTCCTTTGGATCTTCGTCGACATCCTGTATATTCCCTTGTATTTCTCCCGTGACTTGCCCCTGACCGCCTTCTTATACCTGATCTTCCTGTTCATGGCTATCGCCGGTTATCGCGCCTGGAGAAAACAACTCGCTTCCGATGCCTGA
- a CDS encoding 4'-phosphopantetheinyl transferase superfamily protein, which produces MPIVFRYGNDDAALSGAVWQCTESTEALGESLSLSPESRALLASFRSERRRREWLTVRRLLNELHPDQPAPEILYSGNGRPSLSDGSHISISHSEHYVTLCWSRSHRLGCDLESIRPQINRLAGKFVGSQEREFLGEHPSLEALHLVWGAKESLFKLYGSGGVDFRKELEVSSFLIGESGTLRAAIRKTDFNLDTLIHYRFFDDMLLVYTAHPA; this is translated from the coding sequence ATGCCAATTGTTTTCCGATACGGCAACGATGATGCTGCGCTTTCCGGGGCTGTCTGGCAGTGTACCGAATCGACAGAGGCCCTCGGCGAATCCCTTTCGTTGAGTCCCGAGTCTCGTGCGCTCCTGGCATCCTTCCGCAGCGAAAGACGCCGGCGGGAATGGCTGACCGTTCGCCGGCTGCTCAACGAACTGCATCCCGATCAGCCCGCCCCCGAGATCCTGTATTCCGGAAACGGACGCCCTTCGCTTTCCGATGGCAGCCACATTTCCATTTCTCATTCGGAACACTATGTAACCCTTTGCTGGTCGCGCAGCCATCGGCTGGGTTGCGATCTTGAATCCATCCGTCCGCAGATCAATCGCCTTGCCGGCAAATTTGTCGGGAGCCAAGAGCGTGAATTCCTCGGCGAACACCCTTCGCTCGAAGCGCTGCACCTCGTTTGGGGCGCGAAGGAATCGCTTTTTAAACTGTATGGATCAGGCGGTGTGGATTTTCGAAAAGAGCTCGAAGTATCCAGCTTCCTGATCGGAGAATCGGGAACACTACGGGCAGCGATTCGAAAGACAGACTTCAATCTGGACACGTTGATCCACTATCGCTTTTTCGACGACATGCTCCTGGTTTATACCGCCCATCCGGCATGA